Genomic segment of Candidatus Methylomirabilota bacterium:
CTCGACCGAGGGGAGCTGCCGGCGCAGCGGCTCCAGGGTCGGCCAGCAGCTCGCGTCCGCGATCAGCACCCGGTCGGCGGCGTGGTTCACGATGTAGGTGATGTCCGGGGCGGAGAGCCGGATGTTCACGGTGTGAAGGACGGCGCCCATCATGGGCGCGGCGAAGTAGACCTCGAGGTGGCGGTGGGAGTTCCAGGCGAAGGTCCCCACCCGGTCGCCCTTCTTCACGCCGAGGGAGCGCAGGGCGCCGGCCAGGCGCGCCGTGCGGTCGGCGAAGTCGGCGTAGGTGGACTTCACGAGCCCCACGCCCGGCACCCGCGTGCCCAGCGTCTTCTTCGGGAAGAGCTTGCGCGTGCGTTCGAAGAAGTGGGTGATGGTGAGCGGGTAGGGCATCATCAGGTCGTCCTGAGGTGCGCTCATGGGTCGGAGGGGGCGACTTCACAGGCGCGCCCCCCGGGCGCGACGGCCCCCTCCGAGGCCTCCCCCAGCCCAGGTTGCGCCGGCGAAGCCGGCGCTCGAGAAAGCGCGCTCGACCTTTGGGTTAACACAGGATGTCTCATGCTCAGCGGCCTCCCAGATCTTCCGATGTGGCGCACCGGAACCCGACGTGGTGATGGCCGGCCGCGGCGCCTCGGCGATCGTACGAGCGCCGGAGGGTCACGGACAGCTCGCCGGCGGGATCGTCGTGGCTGGCGCCGCGTACGACGACGCTCACAGGGGCGCCGACCCTCACAGGCTCGCCTCGGGCGCGCTCCGCCTGCGGCTCCGCGTCCGCCCTGCGGCTTCGCACTCCCCTGCCCTCGCCCGTGAGGCCCTCGCGCCCGTCGTCATGCCGATAAGGGTACGGTCGGAGGATCGTCGACGTCCACTCGCGCAGATTGCCCAGCATGTCCTCGACGCCGTAGGGGCTCCGGCCCGCCGGCCGCGCGTCGGCGGGCTCGGTGGCGTTGTAGCGGCGGCCGTAGACCGCCCGCTCCGGTGAGGGAGGGGCGAAGCCCCACGGATACGGGCGCTTGTCGTCGCCACGCGCCGCCTTTTCCCACTCCGCCTCCGTCGGCAGCCGACGC
This window contains:
- a CDS encoding SUMF1/EgtB/PvdO family nonheme iron enzyme — its product is MKLRCVLTMLAIVLGPALPSAADADGIMLVPAGAFWMGRDDGPPEQAPLHRVFVRDFWIDRHKVTNAEFAQFLNAQGAVSPEGERRFDADDEDARIHQANVGPPPHPMYGQPVRWMADPGFERRPAVEVTWFGARDYCRWKGRRLPTEAEWEKAARGDDKRPYPWGFAPPSPERAVYGRRYNATEPADARPAGRSPYGVEDMLGNLREWTSTILRPYPYRHDDGREGLTGEGRGVRSRRADAEPQAERARGEPVRVGAPVSVVVRGASHDDPAGELSVTLRRSYDRRGAAAGHHHVGFRCATSEDLGGR